From Cupriavidus oxalaticus:
TCAGTCTTGCGCCGGCAGCACTGCCGGGGCGCTGACTTCGGCCCAGCAATTGGGGGTTTCGAACAGCACCAGCCTGGTCAACTGCAGGTGGTGGCCGAAGCAATCCTTGAACACCGGCGCCAGGATATCGAAGGCGACCTGGGCCAGGTTCTCGACGGTGGGGATGGCATCCAGCACCACTGTCTTGTGCCCTTCCATCGATTGCAGGAAGTTCAGCAGCGCGGTGTCGCCGCGGTAGATCAGGAAGGCGTGGTCCCACTTGTTGACCAGGTGCTCGTTGGCGAGCGCCTTGATATCGCCGAAGTCCAGGATCATGCCGTCATCCGAGGCACCTTCGCGATGCAGCACCTCGCCCGACAGCGTCAGGTCCAGCCGGTAGCGGTGGCCGTGGATATTGCGGCACTGGCCGCCGTGGTTCGGGATGCGGTGGCCGGAGTCGAACTCCAGCCGGCGGGTAATGGAAACTTGTTTGCTCATGTGTAGCGGCGCCCTTTCCGTGGTCCAGGCCGCCTGCGTTGGACGGGCGCCGCGCGTGCGCCCGAAGCCTCTATTGTGTACGTTTGCCCAGCGTTGAGCAAAACCCGGGGCAAAACCCCGGAGCCGCGCTCAACGAATGCCCAGCAGCTTGTGGGTCTGCAACGACAGCCGCCAGCGCGGATGGCGCTGGCAGAAGTCCACCGCGGCGGCCGTATTTTCGCGCTGCAGCGGGCCGTCCATGGGCTGCACCAGGAAATGCTCGAAATCAAGCTGCTCGTATGCGGCAAAGTCCTGGCCCGCCTGCGGGATCACGACCTTGAGCTCGTCACCGCCCCTGACCACCAGCTCGGAACCCATCTTGGGACTCACGCAAACCCAGTCGATGCCGGGCGGCACGGCGATGGTGCCGTTGGTCTCGATCGCGATCTCGAAGCCCTGCTCATGCAGCGCATCGATCAGCGGCGCGTCGAGCTGCAGCAGCGGCTCGCCCCCGGTGCACACCACCAGCGGCTTGCCCAGCGGCTTGCCACCAGCGCCCTGCGGCCATTCCGAGGCGACCACCGCGGCCAGTTCCCCGGCGGTGCGGTACTTGCCGCCGCGGGTGCCATCGGTGCCGACGAAATCGGTGTCGCAGAACTGGCATACCGCGCTGGCGCGATCCTCTTCGCGGCCGCTCCACAGGTTGCAGCCGGCAAAGCGGCAGAACACCGCGGCGCGGCCGGCGTTGGCGCCCTCGCCCTGCAGCGTATAGAAGATTTCCTTGACGGCGTAAGTCATGCGTGAGGTCTCTCTGGGACCGTAAACGGATTATGGCAGCGGAATATCGGCAGCCTTCGGGCTGGCCGGGTGTATTGGTATGGTTGGGCTCGGCCAGGGGCCAGTCTTGGCGGATCGATCGGCGGGACCGATGCCGTCCAGGGCGGGCGCACGATCGTGGCTATCGCTGGCAGCGCGGGCGGGAAGCACCGGGTTCCGGCGCAGGGGTCGAATCCGCCCCGTGGCCTGTCGCAGGCTGCGTCCGGCCGCTCCGGACACGGCTCGGACAACATCTAAGTATACCAGAGGGCTAAGGGTTTTTGCCTAGGGCCGGCGTGACGCGCGCGTCGCCCGCCGGCCGCACCTTACTTGAGCCCGAGGTAGTCGCGCTTGCCGATCTGCACGCCCTTGTGGCGCAGGATGTCGTAGCCCGTGGTCACGTGGAAATAGAAGTTGGGCAGCGCAAACCCCAGCAGGTACGACTTGCCGTCGAACGTCACCGGCCCCTGCCGCAATTTCAGTTCGATCACGCGCTGTTCGCTGCCCTCGAGCTGCGCCGGCGTGATCTGCTCCAGGAACACGATGGTGCGCGCGATGCGGTCCTGCAGCTCGGCGAACGAGGTTTCGGTGTCGGCGAACGATGGCACCTCGATCCCCGCCAGCCGCGCCGCGGCTCCCTTGGCGGCGTCGCTGGCGCGCTGGACCTGCGCCGACAGCGGATCCATGTCGGCGATCAGCCGGGTCTGGATCAAGTCGGCCGGATCCATGCCCTGCGCCTGCGCGTGCGCGGCGCCCTTGTCGAGGATCGCGGCAAGGTTGCCGAGGGCGCGGATAAACGGCGGGATCGATACGTCGTACATCGAAAGTGCCATGGGGTCTCCTGGTGTGGCGTGTGTGGTCGCGGTTGTAGTGATTGCCGGGGGTCGGCAGGCTGTCCTGGCAACCTGCCGCGAGCATAGAACGGATTGGCCTTTGCCGCAGAACCTGCCACCGATTCTTGCAGCAGTGCCGGCGTCTCTTGCCGCATCCGAGGGCAACGCAACGGTTCGAGCGCCGCAGGCGGGCAACCTGATTTAACATATCTGGCCATCGCCCCGGAATCCGGCGGAGCCACCGCCGCGCCCCCATGAACGCGTCGTTCCCCCTTCGCACGGAGTGCCCGCCGGGCGCCTGCATCTGCGGGCGCGAAGCGCTGTTGAGTGATCCCGGCGCCGACCTGCGCGTGCTGCGGCTCACCCGCGCCGAGGAAAAGCGCCTGGTCGAGCGGCTCGAGAACCTGACCAGCCTGGCCGAACTGCGCCGCATGGAGGGCCTGATGCAGGCCCAGCTGAATATCGTGCTGACGATCACGCCCAGCGCGCGCGGCGTAAAGACGGTGCGCGGCATCAATATCCAGGTGCAGGAACAGCCGGGCCTGTGCCGCAAGATCCGCCAGTCCATTCCCGCGGCCATCCGGCGCAGCATGGAGCAGCATCCGGAGATCGCCTATGCGATCGTCGATGCGCACGACCTGCTGGGTGGGGCCTGAAGCGCGCGGGACGCCCCATTTCACCCCGCCCTGTTCGTCGAACCGTCGAAGGGGCACTCAGGTCAGCGCCGACAGCAACATGTTCTGCGCTGCCTCGCCGTCCTGTGCAAGCTGACGTTCATAGGTCCCGCCAGGCGTCATCACCCACGTGTCGCGCCGGTCGGAAAGGTACGGCTTCAGCCCTTCGGCAATGACCCTCCCCTTCAGCCGGGGATCCAGGATGGGAAAACAGATCTCGATCCGCCGGGACAGGCTTCGTTCCATCCATTCGCCGCTGGACAGCATGACCTTCTCCGCCCCGCCGTCGTGAAAGTAGAAGATGCGCGAGTGCTCGAGAAACCGGCCCATGACCGATTTCACTGCGATGTGCTCCGACAGGCCGGCAACGCCCGGCCGCAGTGCGCAGGCGCCCCTGACGATCAGGTCGATACGCACGCCTTCACGCGAGGCATCGTATAGCGCCTGGATCAGTTCCGGCTCCAGCAGTGCATTCATCTTGGCGATAATCCTTCCCTTGCGCCCGGCCTTGGCGTGCTCGGCTTCGCATCGGATCGCCGCCAGCAACTGCTTCTTCATGGTAAACGGCGATTGCCAGATATGGGTCATGCTGTGCGTCTGCCCGCGCCCGGTCAGCTGGCTGAAGACTTGTGCCACGTCCTGCGTCAGCGCTTCGTTGCAGGTCAGCAATCCAAAATCCGTATAAGCGCGCGAGGTCTCGAGGTGATAGTTTCCCGTGCCGAGATGGACATAGCGCCTGAGCTTCCCCCCCTCCCGGCGCAACACCATGACCATCTTGGCGTGTGCCTTGAAACCGACGACGCCATAGACGACATGCGCGCCGACTGCCTCCAGTTGAGCCGCCCAGCCGATATTCGCCTCCTCGTCGAAGCGGGCCAGCAATTCCACCACGGCGGTGACTTCCTTGCCGTTGCGCGCAGCCTCGATGAGTGCCGACAACAGGACCGAGTCGTGCCCGGCGCGATACACGGTGTGGCTGATCGCCACGACATCGGGATCCTGTGCCGCCTGCCTGACGAAATCGACAACCGGTGCAAATGACTGGAACGGATGGTGCAGCAGGATGTCGCCGTCGCGCATGGCGCGGAAGACGTCGGCATGCTCCCTCAATATCTTCGGCACGCCGGGCCGGAAAGGCGTGTATTTCAGCTCCGGCCTGTCGACCTGGTCCGGCACCTGCATCAGGCGAACCAGGTTGACCGGCCCGTTGACCGAAAATACTTCGCCCGGCGCCAGCCCGAACTGTTCCTGCAGGAATGTCGTCATTGCCGGGGTGCAGTTGTCCGCGACTTCCAGCCGGACCGCGTCGCCAAGATGGCGGTGCGGCAGTTCGCCTTGCAGCGCCTCGCGCAGGTTCTTGACTTCTTCCTCGTCCACGAACAATTCGCTGTTCCGGGTCACACGGAACTGATAGCAGCCCCGTATCGACATACCGCTGAAAAGCTCGCCGACATGGGCGTGAAGGATGGACGAGAGAAAGACGAAGCCATGCTCGCACCCCGAAACGTCAGCGGGCAGTGCGATGACACGTGGCAGCGCCCGTGGCGCCTGCACGATCGCATTGCCGGAGTTGCGGCCGAACGCATCCTTGCCCTCCAGCTCAACCGCGAAGTTCAGGCTCTTGTTGAGAATGCGCGGGAACGGATGCGCGGGATCCAGCCCGATGGGTGTCAGGACCGGCATCAGCTCGGCGAAGAAGAAATCGCGAATCCAGGCCTGCTGCACGGCGTTCCACGATGGCCGTCGCAAAAAGCAGATCTGCTGCTCTGCCATGGCTGGGATCAACACGTCATTGAATAGGCGATACTGCTGATCGACCAATTCACGCACCCGCTGGTTGACCGCGGCATAGACGACCTGCGGCGTAAGCCCGTCGGGGCCGACTACCGGCGACTGAAGCGCGCACTGTTCCTTCAGGCCCGCCACGCGGATTTCGTAGAACTCATCCAGGTTGCTGCTGAAGGTGCACAGCGCACGCAGGCGCTCGAGCAGCGGAATGGCGGGATCAGCCGCCTGTTGCAGGACGCGGCTGAAAAATTCCAGCTGGCTGAGTTCGCGGTTGATATAGAACTCATTGCCATTGGGCAAGCTCTCCTCATCCACCAGAGGGCCCGGGCGCCCCGCGCCCCGAGCACCCGGCGATCCGTGCTGCATGAAGCTGGATTCGCGTTTCATGATTCCGTGCCGAAGAGAGTTCTTTCCAGATTCTAGCTGGCGTATCGCGCATATCGGCGCGATTCTGATTCTGGCGTTCGCGAAAAATGCAATCCCTGCGCAGCAGCCTCGTCCTAGAATAATCCGACCTGCCCAATGGAGTTGCCAATGACACAGGAAATATCATATGCGAGCGAGACCACGCCAGAAGGCCTGGCGAGATTAATCGAGCACATCAGGCATGCCGTGGGGCAAGGTGATCTTGACCCCGAGTTTGTCCACAAACTGGCCAAGCGGATCTGCAAGGAGTTTCAGGAGATGAAGGCCGCCAGGCCGGGAGCTACTGAACTGGCAGACCTCGAGTCGAGCATCGAAACGCTGCTGCTGGCCGCGGACAGCGGGCATGGCGCCAGGCTGACCAGGTCCTTGCAAAAGTTGCGTGAAACTGAGGGCGCGAGTCCGGCTTCTCACTAGCGGCCGTATTAATGATTTCGCCGGGGCTTTTTATTATGTTGTTAATTCAGGAATCCCAGGCGTTGCCTGCTTGCCGGAATCCGTGCTGCAGTTATGCCTTACAAGGCGGTTGCCGGCTCCCAACCGCCGCCCAGCGCCTTGAATGCCGCCACGGCGGCGCGGGCGGATTCGGTCTGCGCCTGCGCCCTGGCATCGGACGTCCGCAGCAGGCTCTCGTCGGCTAGCAGCACCTCGATCAGGCGTACGACACCCTTCTGGTAGGCGGCAAGCGAGGCGTTTCGCGCCTGCGTCAGCGAGGCTTCGCCCTGCGCCAGCGTGCCGGCCTGGTCTTCACGCCTGACCAGGGCGGAGAAGGCATTTTCGACATCTTCGGTCGCACGCAGCACGGCCTGCCGGTATGCCGCCAGCGCTTCCGCCTCCTGGCCGCGGGCCAGGTCGATCTGGGCGTTGATGCGGCCGAAATCGAACAGGCGCCAGCGCAAGCCCAGCACGCCCGCCGCCTGGCTGGCGCCCGCGGAAAACAGGTTGCCGCCGGCCACGGTCGTGGCGCTGCCCAACAGGGCGCTGAGCGAGAACTTGGGGTAGTACTCGGCAATGGCGACACCGATGCGAGCGTTGGCCGCCGCCAGCCGGCGCTCCGCGACAATGAGATCCGGCCTGCGTCGCAGCAGGTCCGCCGGCGAACCCGTACCGGCGAGCTGCGGCGCTGCGGGAATCGTTCCGGCACCGCCGAGTTCGGCGCGGTACGTGCCCGGCGGAACACCCAGCATCACGTCGAGCGCGTTCAACGCCGCATCGAGCCCTGTTTCCAGCACCGGCACGGTGGCGCTGACCTGGGCCAGCGCGCCTTCGGCCTGCCGGACTTCCAGCTCGGCGGCAAGGCCCTTGCCGAACAGCAGCCCAACCGTGGAGAGCAATTTCTGCTGGGTCTCCATTTGCCGCCTGGCGATGCCGAGACGGGTCTGCAATCCACGCACAGTGATGTAGAGATCCGCCGTCTGCGCGGCTACCGCGAGGCGCGTCGCGGCCGCGCCCGCGGTCGAGGCCTGGTACTCCGCCAGCGCGGCTTCGCGCCCGCGGCGCAGTCCGCCGAAGACGTCCAGTTCCCAGCCGGCGCCGAGGTTTGCCTCGTAGAGGTTGCCATACCTGTCAAAGCCCGGCGTGGCATTCAGCAGCTTGCCAAGCGGCGTCTCGACCGACTGGTAGCTCCGCCCCGCCTGCGCGCTGACGCTGCCGGACGGCAGCAAGGCCGCAGTGGCCGTGCCGAGTCCCGCGCGTGCC
This genomic window contains:
- the queD gene encoding 6-carboxytetrahydropterin synthase QueD — translated: MSKQVSITRRLEFDSGHRIPNHGGQCRNIHGHRYRLDLTLSGEVLHREGASDDGMILDFGDIKALANEHLVNKWDHAFLIYRGDTALLNFLQSMEGHKTVVLDAIPTVENLAQVAFDILAPVFKDCFGHHLQLTRLVLFETPNCWAEVSAPAVLPAQD
- the queE gene encoding 7-carboxy-7-deazaguanine synthase, with protein sequence MTYAVKEIFYTLQGEGANAGRAAVFCRFAGCNLWSGREEDRASAVCQFCDTDFVGTDGTRGGKYRTAGELAAVVASEWPQGAGGKPLGKPLVVCTGGEPLLQLDAPLIDALHEQGFEIAIETNGTIAVPPGIDWVCVSPKMGSELVVRGGDELKVVIPQAGQDFAAYEQLDFEHFLVQPMDGPLQRENTAAAVDFCQRHPRWRLSLQTHKLLGIR
- a CDS encoding DUF1993 domain-containing protein; this encodes MALSMYDVSIPPFIRALGNLAAILDKGAAHAQAQGMDPADLIQTRLIADMDPLSAQVQRASDAAKGAAARLAGIEVPSFADTETSFAELQDRIARTIVFLEQITPAQLEGSEQRVIELKLRQGPVTFDGKSYLLGFALPNFYFHVTTGYDILRHKGVQIGKRDYLGLK
- the ppk1 gene encoding polyphosphate kinase 1 translates to MKRESSFMQHGSPGARGAGRPGPLVDEESLPNGNEFYINRELSQLEFFSRVLQQAADPAIPLLERLRALCTFSSNLDEFYEIRVAGLKEQCALQSPVVGPDGLTPQVVYAAVNQRVRELVDQQYRLFNDVLIPAMAEQQICFLRRPSWNAVQQAWIRDFFFAELMPVLTPIGLDPAHPFPRILNKSLNFAVELEGKDAFGRNSGNAIVQAPRALPRVIALPADVSGCEHGFVFLSSILHAHVGELFSGMSIRGCYQFRVTRNSELFVDEEEVKNLREALQGELPHRHLGDAVRLEVADNCTPAMTTFLQEQFGLAPGEVFSVNGPVNLVRLMQVPDQVDRPELKYTPFRPGVPKILREHADVFRAMRDGDILLHHPFQSFAPVVDFVRQAAQDPDVVAISHTVYRAGHDSVLLSALIEAARNGKEVTAVVELLARFDEEANIGWAAQLEAVGAHVVYGVVGFKAHAKMVMVLRREGGKLRRYVHLGTGNYHLETSRAYTDFGLLTCNEALTQDVAQVFSQLTGRGQTHSMTHIWQSPFTMKKQLLAAIRCEAEHAKAGRKGRIIAKMNALLEPELIQALYDASREGVRIDLIVRGACALRPGVAGLSEHIAVKSVMGRFLEHSRIFYFHDGGAEKVMLSSGEWMERSLSRRIEICFPILDPRLKGRVIAEGLKPYLSDRRDTWVMTPGGTYERQLAQDGEAAQNMLLSALT
- a CDS encoding efflux transporter outer membrane subunit, coding for MLFPRSLTLLLSAGVMAGCAVGPDYRKPDVPVSERYLGKPGVEQRQASPPAELTTWWEGFGDPVLTRLVSLALAQNLDLAQASARVAQARAGLGTATAALLPSGSVSAQAGRSYQSVETPLGKLLNATPGFDRYGNLYEANLGAGWELDVFGGLRRGREAALAEYQASTAGAAATRLAVAAQTADLYITVRGLQTRLGIARRQMETQQKLLSTVGLLFGKGLAAELEVRQAEGALAQVSATVPVLETGLDAALNALDVMLGVPPGTYRAELGGAGTIPAAPQLAGTGSPADLLRRRPDLIVAERRLAAANARIGVAIAEYYPKFSLSALLGSATTVAGGNLFSAGASQAAGVLGLRWRLFDFGRINAQIDLARGQEAEALAAYRQAVLRATEDVENAFSALVRREDQAGTLAQGEASLTQARNASLAAYQKGVVRLIEVLLADESLLRTSDARAQAQTESARAAVAAFKALGGGWEPATAL